A region of Elusimicrobiota bacterium DNA encodes the following proteins:
- a CDS encoding DEAD/DEAH box helicase family protein, translated as MGELYGRLTRANGSKEAGWMGEMKPGDLVQRDRSVSLFDPSRPALTQKPEGVQVTEALQKFDRGVFEAKVAEVHLTVAKAQVINNDPKSYSKVEVKAAEVLLAKVESLRLAEKTAKAEYLAAADNAKKETTPLNQAIADLKKAEHQVLEGGLNALVLPGAKLNILQGFYEGLVVRRQAAFQKYQLEAEKSGIEKEVRSATSGDAVAAAVAKAQGPVPVGEISIVGKMDGRRLEVLKEHALAYVEDVFSIRKAQNKGPMSQASFDRMTKEMVVKYEMLSELAKNERDGQLDPDTVAKIRKELGGTLWQAKAMELKGVSKADADSLVAYGEFIKSKISEVLGKSIGQVDSVVKAEVESALKDFARAKKDGSDIPLPLYDFSIQSFLQERGIQAEKGGVVDHLQALEQVLERYGSNKFYPDQYLALNSLLMGNHIEMEAGAGKTEIAIAYQILMAKTHGARYSGVVVVDSEIAAQKFLERAFLGIKTGPEGNRRELSGKDFAKEFGIELVNGTAMFQERDLKGLVEKLRDPNALVVIDYASFGHLHNSAGAEGGEVGRALRQINNIVVDEVHVAVSGNQAYIRGGEGTPLGASAEGRARVDRVESLLNAVLSLKAEEITTDMRDVSGSDPKAKVWLSENGRGFGVSEGFRKELETIGYKDHEISSVLRALTDRNKEGQRDGGFSVVDGKVISLDGYGSIMFNTRNNDVNHQIALGLILNRAVEFKLAGGAVRIEDLKSEQKIWSRLGTVEVLAIEEAKTDGHTSLLEIFYKPNATVVGMTATAEGRKTLIGMGLGGEIVSISGSRFDPKEINLVTGLQEGVKGVADWLSEHMLSALERRTNSSDANWNPHENLDGIFASPSRSARDQIFKMLVDRAESSQSSEIKVQVDGKIKTFESVILKVRDAKGALREVELVRIEPETFNVSDKHFLNELAKSVALDNSSRPRLVMMNEQAFTGTDFQGRYRMAVYDPEATMTETLYAQLLNRIGRTIPNADMQMGHTRWESEKQKFVLVDNLSSDAANAKLGALSPQERASLRSLWSEGGYKNPEASGLLERAPNGSKVGQLSELETLSLLAKYNEATDRSQATERVVSDTLRGRLLIMNMKGLLEDPWIGGQDKAKVDAALTRIINQGPSGVGIVPRDGILTPEQIVLRLWSNASREALQEFKGLRANMRDERSLAIVDGFIKNIETANKEFGTKTLGSVNAVRVEKGQQKVGSLNKAETVLELAMVAKEMAHDLVARKESDGSANLDRTVQQVSQAVTAARGREVTVSESSVLEQQLGSFASDQIRGPSARLAGTLQGMIGVGSNIALSNALGVLASGTFNGDSVDSLSDQDIVGKVYDLGMGLDNDQQRDVLAMALNPTLNWQELSRVNGGYLILGQDANLAKAADFKLVSRADGVQQILKENTGIQRWTAVPLAYARAFFSSFRGEKISGRAALATNEYLLGDTSWRGSFRFPVAKSDRALAMKIMSGDRQASVPQINALVAAFGGSDHSKQQAVRAALLGVTSQKWDKAMGVYNQEVSFIKSQDEALSARAASSLQMADVLSPSFENGAVRAQVLQSRLETAPASDALWKSFRFTTTAAGTLGGLAAAFGGLGIVTSLFGLAAGLMAMSNPKEPTDKENGVMRMLRDQGNNPWVQIGTLGFGLVGLGVVPVAAIAATLVVSLPLLAKKYGVELGNRRLDAGFLFGGMGTPSANSNLQRMNAAESRVGALRVFELETKEGRTWLGHYFPQIEEAERRHGDLANFQMIREGVTYQELVGLSDGEWATVKANAVLVGGEEFVEARSQVRFSDLKETAKIQAMVTKTVVSQDTPLPLPAEEREGLKFGAQDNLEQLTYDQLIEKGKGLVKQITATMTEMAEMDKMDEIDPNKAVILRDKGVVLRGLTVSLDAINKRAKLLKTQPTSVPVLSPREEDDVRFGDYLSALGSVTEFTDLSGEGLDPTLVMNEFKDFSSNAVSSGVEVDSDAGQTVGVKAAALSVAGQAWAGVVSAGVSLAGVTGVAFAGMTLGAAPLAVLGVAGGLSAAYYLANWSREIGASRLNSGAPTAWVDDGDHTIRVSWERFAGLMETKWMGWLNPLGKNSVGASVLWHEQSHRLLGAGEMGAALAQVMPTFVSLAYSAVRSVQSLAKGGEAKLLLVSGEETQAMLGALENRSAMEGLAGLAAAARTSGVETVGQVIFKVTATGVDVATVRGITDGVRADANQAVVEQAGIAPAALSLWAHVHVGLASLTDKKTGMPIPSVTDLLNPAGIVMDTANNMTSYKWVATREGLMVQLSSKGAAESEFGAPVNKPLGQWLVEALDRGESIPLDGRNGALLGALVEAGMKEMGAIDEGTKLTLEQIHELEGKLAREVGGAVNRLNLQSATAGYVRAYFNAQAEKPRAYVGALADIEKVNGTAREVLSAWGMSPFVPVTRGEVEGQITTVRAEDVVSQTLNREMAAELIEALSVGNGEGSLKVLNATANQVLAPVYRGYLGYGLSGRISVERRVGGEGLSEMRIGTKGDIRILLPLSRKGEADPTAKAAELLALVNLEMAEAAIYSGMAELSELEGRARSDIEALSVALSQRAAESAGWTALAGAGMRIFLKDSLASDLKRVDAQRLALSLLDQVVRETKDGDQRAETVRQVVNLAGMGHSLLEMTGAVVFPKVLTIDARSFFTNGKFNEALWKAVSTPKPEMNVLIVDNLDPGENPAEGRRVPLKGTGDEKRPPGGPGGGGSEREDLLGRSDENDPGVVRLGQEHRAHGARGGGDDRQGSLEIPERDHPRGVGG; from the coding sequence ATGGGTGAACTGTATGGTCGTCTTACTCGGGCCAACGGTTCAAAAGAGGCGGGGTGGATGGGGGAGATGAAACCGGGGGATTTGGTGCAACGAGATCGTAGCGTGAGTCTGTTTGATCCAAGTCGTCCTGCTTTGACGCAAAAGCCGGAGGGTGTTCAAGTGACCGAGGCTCTGCAAAAATTCGATCGAGGTGTTTTTGAAGCCAAGGTGGCCGAGGTGCATTTGACCGTGGCTAAAGCTCAGGTCATCAATAATGATCCTAAATCCTATTCTAAGGTTGAGGTCAAAGCCGCGGAAGTTCTTTTGGCGAAGGTCGAATCTCTAAGGCTGGCGGAGAAAACCGCAAAAGCGGAATACCTTGCCGCCGCTGACAACGCCAAAAAAGAAACCACACCATTGAATCAAGCCATCGCGGACCTGAAAAAAGCCGAACACCAAGTCCTCGAGGGCGGCTTAAATGCCTTGGTTCTACCTGGCGCAAAACTCAACATTCTTCAAGGTTTTTATGAAGGGCTGGTTGTTCGCCGTCAAGCCGCCTTTCAAAAATATCAACTTGAGGCTGAGAAAAGTGGAATTGAAAAGGAAGTTCGATCCGCAACCTCCGGCGATGCTGTGGCCGCCGCCGTTGCGAAAGCCCAAGGCCCCGTGCCGGTGGGTGAGATTTCCATTGTTGGAAAGATGGATGGACGTAGACTTGAAGTGCTTAAAGAACATGCTTTAGCATACGTGGAGGATGTGTTTTCCATTCGAAAAGCGCAAAACAAGGGGCCCATGAGCCAGGCGTCCTTTGACCGGATGACGAAAGAAATGGTTGTTAAATATGAGATGCTGAGCGAATTGGCCAAAAACGAAAGAGATGGCCAATTGGACCCAGACACGGTGGCTAAGATCCGTAAAGAATTGGGGGGAACGCTATGGCAAGCGAAAGCCATGGAGTTGAAGGGTGTTTCAAAAGCCGATGCGGACTCGCTTGTGGCTTATGGGGAATTTATTAAATCGAAGATAAGCGAAGTTCTTGGGAAATCGATCGGCCAGGTTGATAGTGTCGTGAAGGCCGAAGTTGAGTCCGCCCTGAAGGATTTCGCCCGTGCGAAAAAAGACGGTTCGGATATTCCTCTCCCCCTCTACGACTTTTCCATTCAGTCCTTTCTTCAGGAGAGGGGAATCCAGGCTGAAAAGGGAGGCGTGGTCGACCACCTTCAAGCGTTGGAGCAGGTTCTTGAACGGTATGGGTCAAACAAATTCTACCCCGACCAATACCTGGCTCTAAATAGTCTGCTAATGGGAAACCATATTGAAATGGAAGCCGGGGCCGGGAAAACGGAAATCGCGATCGCGTACCAAATCTTAATGGCAAAGACCCATGGAGCTAGGTATAGCGGCGTTGTGGTGGTTGATTCTGAAATTGCCGCCCAGAAATTCCTGGAGCGTGCTTTCCTTGGGATTAAGACGGGACCGGAAGGGAATCGACGGGAGCTGAGCGGGAAGGATTTTGCGAAAGAGTTCGGAATTGAATTGGTCAATGGGACCGCCATGTTCCAAGAACGAGACCTTAAGGGACTGGTTGAAAAACTCCGCGATCCGAATGCCCTGGTTGTCATTGATTACGCGAGTTTTGGCCACTTGCACAATTCGGCCGGCGCGGAGGGTGGCGAAGTTGGGAGGGCGCTCCGACAAATCAATAACATTGTGGTGGACGAAGTCCATGTGGCCGTGAGCGGAAACCAAGCCTATATCCGTGGTGGTGAGGGGACCCCGTTGGGGGCCTCGGCCGAGGGGCGGGCGCGAGTGGATCGGGTGGAATCGCTTCTTAATGCGGTTCTTTCGTTGAAAGCAGAAGAAATAACCACAGACATGCGAGACGTGTCAGGTTCAGATCCGAAAGCGAAAGTGTGGTTGTCTGAAAACGGTCGTGGGTTTGGAGTTTCTGAAGGTTTCCGTAAAGAATTGGAAACCATAGGATACAAAGATCACGAAATCTCGAGCGTGTTGCGGGCCTTGACGGACCGAAATAAAGAAGGACAACGCGACGGTGGGTTCTCCGTCGTGGATGGCAAGGTGATCTCGTTGGACGGTTACGGGTCCATTATGTTCAATACCCGGAACAACGATGTGAACCACCAAATCGCCCTGGGGCTCATATTGAACCGGGCCGTGGAATTTAAATTGGCCGGTGGCGCGGTCCGCATCGAGGACTTGAAAAGCGAACAGAAAATCTGGAGTCGGTTGGGAACGGTTGAGGTCCTGGCCATTGAGGAAGCCAAAACCGACGGCCACACCTCCCTGTTGGAAATATTTTATAAACCGAACGCCACGGTGGTCGGTATGACAGCCACGGCGGAGGGAAGGAAAACGCTGATTGGTATGGGTTTGGGTGGCGAAATCGTTTCCATCAGCGGATCCCGTTTCGATCCCAAGGAAATCAATCTCGTGACGGGCCTTCAGGAGGGCGTTAAAGGGGTCGCGGATTGGCTGTCAGAGCATATGCTTTCTGCTCTGGAACGGCGGACGAATTCCTCTGATGCGAATTGGAATCCCCATGAAAATCTCGATGGGATTTTTGCCAGCCCGAGCCGGTCCGCCCGCGACCAAATATTTAAGATGTTGGTTGATCGAGCCGAGTCGAGCCAGTCAAGCGAAATTAAAGTCCAGGTCGATGGAAAAATAAAAACGTTCGAAAGCGTCATATTAAAGGTGAGGGACGCTAAAGGGGCTTTACGCGAAGTGGAGTTGGTTCGGATTGAACCTGAAACATTTAACGTCAGCGACAAGCATTTCCTTAATGAGCTGGCGAAAAGCGTTGCGCTGGATAATTCGTCGCGTCCGCGCCTTGTGATGATGAACGAACAAGCCTTCACTGGAACAGATTTTCAGGGACGATACCGAATGGCTGTCTATGACCCCGAAGCGACCATGACAGAGACCCTCTATGCGCAGTTGTTAAACCGGATCGGCCGAACGATTCCGAATGCTGACATGCAAATGGGACACACACGTTGGGAAAGTGAAAAACAAAAGTTTGTCTTGGTCGATAATCTCTCGTCGGATGCGGCCAATGCCAAATTGGGGGCGTTGAGTCCTCAAGAGAGGGCGAGCCTGAGATCTTTGTGGTCGGAGGGGGGCTATAAAAATCCTGAGGCGAGCGGTCTTTTGGAGAGAGCCCCCAATGGGTCCAAAGTCGGTCAACTGAGCGAGCTGGAGACATTGAGTTTGCTCGCGAAATATAACGAGGCGACGGATCGGTCCCAGGCGACGGAACGCGTGGTGAGCGATACCCTCCGGGGACGACTTCTGATCATGAACATGAAAGGCCTTCTGGAAGATCCTTGGATCGGCGGCCAAGACAAAGCGAAAGTGGATGCCGCGTTAACGCGAATTATAAATCAGGGCCCGAGCGGCGTGGGAATTGTCCCGCGCGACGGAATTTTGACTCCAGAACAAATTGTTCTTCGGCTTTGGTCCAATGCCAGCCGCGAAGCCCTTCAGGAGTTTAAGGGCTTGCGGGCGAATATGAGGGACGAACGATCCCTCGCCATCGTTGATGGGTTTATCAAAAATATTGAAACCGCTAACAAAGAGTTCGGGACAAAAACCCTCGGCTCGGTCAATGCGGTTCGTGTTGAAAAAGGACAACAAAAGGTTGGTTCCTTAAACAAGGCGGAGACCGTCTTAGAATTGGCCATGGTCGCCAAAGAAATGGCCCATGATTTGGTGGCCCGCAAAGAGAGCGACGGGTCGGCCAATCTTGATCGCACCGTTCAACAGGTCAGCCAAGCCGTGACGGCCGCCCGGGGGCGAGAGGTGACGGTGAGCGAATCCAGCGTTTTGGAACAACAACTGGGTTCTTTCGCATCGGACCAAATTCGTGGGCCGTCCGCCCGTCTGGCGGGAACCTTGCAAGGCATGATTGGCGTCGGAAGCAACATTGCCTTGAGTAATGCCCTTGGGGTTTTGGCCAGCGGGACCTTTAACGGGGATTCGGTCGATTCTCTCAGTGATCAGGATATTGTGGGAAAGGTTTATGATCTTGGGATGGGGTTAGACAATGACCAGCAACGCGATGTTCTGGCCATGGCCTTAAACCCAACCCTGAATTGGCAGGAACTTTCCCGGGTGAACGGTGGTTATCTAATTCTCGGCCAAGACGCCAATTTGGCGAAGGCGGCAGACTTCAAATTGGTTTCTCGTGCCGACGGCGTCCAGCAAATCCTTAAAGAAAACACGGGAATTCAACGCTGGACAGCGGTTCCGTTGGCCTATGCCAGGGCCTTCTTCTCCTCATTCCGCGGAGAAAAAATCAGCGGCCGTGCCGCTCTGGCGACCAATGAGTATTTGTTGGGGGATACCAGTTGGCGGGGTTCTTTCCGCTTTCCTGTGGCGAAAAGCGATCGTGCGCTCGCCATGAAGATTATGTCAGGGGATCGGCAAGCGAGCGTTCCGCAGATCAACGCGCTGGTGGCGGCGTTCGGCGGTTCCGATCATTCAAAACAACAGGCGGTTCGCGCCGCTCTCCTTGGGGTGACCTCCCAGAAATGGGATAAGGCCATGGGGGTTTACAACCAAGAGGTGAGTTTCATAAAAAGCCAAGATGAGGCGCTATCCGCTCGCGCCGCGTCGAGTCTTCAAATGGCGGATGTTTTGTCCCCAAGTTTTGAAAACGGGGCGGTTCGGGCGCAGGTTCTTCAATCGCGACTCGAGACGGCACCCGCTTCAGACGCTCTTTGGAAATCGTTCCGGTTTACGACGACCGCCGCTGGAACCCTTGGTGGACTCGCTGCCGCTTTTGGAGGGCTCGGTATCGTCACTTCTTTGTTCGGATTGGCCGCCGGATTAATGGCGATGTCAAACCCGAAAGAGCCGACGGACAAGGAAAATGGGGTTATGCGGATGTTAAGGGATCAAGGAAATAACCCTTGGGTTCAAATCGGCACGCTTGGTTTTGGACTGGTGGGGTTAGGTGTGGTTCCCGTTGCGGCCATCGCCGCCACGTTGGTTGTCAGCTTGCCCCTTCTGGCCAAAAAATATGGCGTTGAGTTGGGCAACCGCCGGCTGGATGCAGGTTTCTTGTTCGGTGGAATGGGGACACCATCGGCTAATTCAAACCTTCAGAGAATGAACGCAGCCGAATCCCGCGTAGGTGCTTTGAGAGTTTTTGAACTTGAAACCAAAGAGGGCCGCACTTGGTTAGGACATTATTTCCCGCAAATTGAAGAAGCGGAACGGCGCCATGGCGATTTGGCCAATTTCCAAATGATTCGCGAAGGCGTGACTTATCAAGAACTGGTTGGGTTGTCGGACGGCGAATGGGCGACGGTGAAGGCGAACGCGGTCCTTGTTGGGGGGGAGGAATTTGTTGAGGCGCGGTCTCAGGTTCGCTTCTCGGATTTGAAAGAGACGGCGAAAATACAGGCTATGGTAACTAAGACCGTCGTGAGCCAAGACACGCCTCTTCCCCTTCCGGCGGAGGAAAGGGAAGGTCTCAAATTCGGAGCGCAAGATAACCTTGAGCAGCTGACTTATGACCAACTGATTGAAAAAGGAAAAGGACTCGTTAAACAAATAACGGCTACCATGACCGAAATGGCCGAAATGGACAAAATGGACGAAATTGATCCTAACAAGGCCGTTATCCTGCGCGACAAGGGAGTTGTCCTGCGCGGGCTGACGGTGAGTCTCGACGCTATCAACAAAAGGGCAAAATTGCTCAAAACTCAACCCACTTCGGTGCCCGTGCTTTCACCGCGAGAAGAGGATGATGTTCGATTTGGAGATTATCTGTCAGCCCTTGGGTCTGTGACTGAATTCACTGACTTATCGGGTGAGGGGCTTGATCCTACGTTGGTAATGAACGAATTCAAAGATTTCTCGTCGAACGCTGTTTCCTCTGGCGTGGAGGTCGACTCTGACGCCGGACAAACCGTTGGCGTTAAAGCGGCGGCGTTGTCGGTGGCGGGTCAGGCCTGGGCGGGGGTGGTTAGCGCCGGGGTGTCGTTGGCGGGCGTGACGGGGGTCGCTTTCGCGGGGATGACGTTGGGGGCGGCGCCCTTGGCGGTGCTGGGGGTGGCAGGGGGACTGTCGGCGGCGTATTACTTGGCGAACTGGAGCAGGGAGATCGGGGCGAGTCGATTGAATTCGGGGGCGCCGACGGCGTGGGTGGATGATGGGGACCATACGATTCGGGTGTCATGGGAACGGTTTGCGGGGTTGATGGAGACGAAATGGATGGGGTGGTTGAACCCGCTGGGGAAAAACAGCGTGGGGGCGAGCGTTTTGTGGCACGAACAGTCGCACCGGTTGCTGGGGGCCGGGGAAATGGGGGCGGCTTTGGCGCAGGTGATGCCGACGTTCGTGTCTTTGGCCTACAGCGCGGTTCGTTCGGTGCAGTCGCTGGCGAAGGGTGGAGAGGCGAAGCTTCTCTTGGTGTCCGGCGAGGAGACCCAAGCGATGTTGGGCGCGTTGGAGAACCGGTCGGCCATGGAAGGTCTGGCGGGGTTGGCCGCGGCGGCGCGGACGTCAGGGGTGGAGACGGTGGGTCAGGTCATCTTTAAAGTGACGGCGACGGGGGTGGACGTGGCAACGGTGCGGGGGATCACGGACGGGGTTCGGGCGGACGCGAACCAGGCTGTGGTGGAACAGGCCGGAATCGCGCCGGCGGCTCTTTCCCTGTGGGCTCACGTGCACGTGGGGCTGGCGAGTTTGACGGACAAGAAAACGGGGATGCCGATCCCGAGCGTGACGGACCTGTTGAACCCGGCGGGGATCGTGATGGACACGGCCAATAATATGACGTCGTATAAGTGGGTGGCCACGCGGGAAGGGTTGATGGTTCAGCTGTCGTCCAAGGGGGCCGCCGAATCCGAATTCGGGGCGCCGGTGAACAAGCCGTTGGGTCAGTGGCTGGTGGAGGCCTTGGACCGAGGCGAGTCGATTCCGCTGGATGGGCGGAACGGGGCCCTGCTGGGGGCATTGGTGGAGGCGGGGATGAAGGAGATGGGGGCGATCGACGAGGGGACGAAACTGACCCTGGAGCAGATCCATGAATTGGAAGGCAAACTGGCGCGTGAAGTGGGAGGCGCGGTGAATCGGCTGAACCTGCAATCGGCGACGGCGGGGTATGTGCGCGCGTATTTCAATGCACAGGCGGAGAAACCGCGGGCCTATGTGGGCGCCCTGGCGGACATTGAAAAGGTGAACGGAACAGCGCGCGAGGTTTTGTCGGCGTGGGGGATGTCGCCCTTCGTTCCTGTGACCCGTGGGGAGGTGGAGGGTCAGATCACTACGGTGAGGGCGGAGGATGTGGTGAGCCAAACGCTGAATCGCGAGATGGCGGCGGAACTGATCGAGGCGCTGAGCGTCGGCAACGGCGAAGGATCCTTGAAGGTCTTGAACGCCACGGCGAACCAGGTTCTGGCGCCGGTATACCGGGGCTATCTGGGATACGGGCTGAGCGGTCGGATCTCTGTGGAGCGGCGAGTGGGTGGAGAGGGTCTATCCGAAATGCGGATCGGGACAAAAGGGGATATCCGGATTCTCCTCCCACTGAGCCGAAAGGGCGAGGCGGACCCGACGGCAAAGGCGGCGGAACTGCTGGCCTTGGTGAACCTCGAAATGGCCGAGGCGGCGATTTATTCCGGGATGGCGGAATTGTCTGAGCTGGAAGGGCGCGCTCGTTCGGACATTGAAGCCTTGTCCGTGGCCTTGAGCCAGCGGGCGGCGGAGTCGGCCGGCTGGACAGCCCTGGCGGGGGCGGGAATGAGGATCTTCCTGAAAGACTCGCTGGCTTCCGACCTGAAACGCGTGGATGCGCAACGGCTAGCGTTGAGCCTATTGGATCAGGTGGTTCGGGAAACGAAAGATGGAGACCAACGGGCGGAAACGGTTCGGCAGGTGGTGAACCTGGCGGGCATGGGGCACAGCCTGTTGGAAATGACGGGAGCGGTGGTGTTCCCGAAAGTGCTGACGATCGACGCGAGGTCGTTCTTCACCAACGGCAAATTTAATGAGGCGTTGTGGAAGGCGGTGTCGACGCCGAAACCGGAGATGAACGTGCTGATTGTTGACAATCTGGACCCGGGCGAAAACCCAGCGGAAGGCCGTCGCGTCCCGCTTAAAGGGACTGGGGATGAAAAACGTCCGCCTGGCGGGCCGGGGGGTGGGGGTTCGGAACGGGAAGATTTACTTGGAAGATCTGATGAAAACGATCCCGGCGTTGTTCGGCTGGGACAAGAGCATCGTGCCCATGGTGCGCGTGGGGGTGGCGACGACCGACAAGGATCGTTGGAAATCCCTGAACGGGATCATCCCCGTGGTGTTGGAGGCTAA
- a CDS encoding type II toxin-antitoxin system RelE/ParE family toxin — MPYEIAYLPECWEDVESISRDDLRRIKNAIEKRLALAPDKLGRPLRGDLKGRWRMRIGDYRIIYSINANRVLILLVGNRRDIYGR, encoded by the coding sequence ATGCCGTATGAGATTGCCTATCTCCCGGAATGTTGGGAGGATGTGGAGTCCATCTCCCGGGATGATCTGAGGAGGATCAAAAACGCCATTGAGAAGCGGTTGGCGTTGGCTCCTGATAAGCTGGGGCGGCCCTTGCGGGGGGACTTAAAGGGTCGTTGGCGGATGCGGATAGGGGATTATCGAATTATTTATTCCATTAACGCAAACAGAGTTCTCATCCTTCTCGTTGGCAACCGGCGCGATATTTACGGCAGGTAA